One stretch of Eretmochelys imbricata isolate rEreImb1 chromosome 1, rEreImb1.hap1, whole genome shotgun sequence DNA includes these proteins:
- the SPRY2 gene encoding protein sprouty homolog 2: METRAQNGSGSQSLLQVRHDGGRQQGDSDLRDVLTQQVHVLSLDQIRAIRNTNEYTEGPTVAPRPGVKPAPRPASQHKNERPHGLPEHRHLTRVQHAQVHSSSRAPLSRSISTVSTGSRSSTRTSTSSNSSEQRLLGSSSGPAADGIIRVQPKSEFKSSELKPLSKEDLGMHAYRCEDCGKCKCKECTSPRTLPSCWICDKQCLCSAQNVVDYGTCVCCVKCLFYHCSNDDEDNCADNPCSCSQSHCCTRWSAMGVVSLFLPCLWCYLPAKGCLKLCQGCYDWVNRPGCRCKHSNIVCCKVPSIPPRNFEKPT; the protein is encoded by the coding sequence ATGGAGACAAGAGCTCAGAATGGCAGTGGGTCCCAGTCTTTGCTACAGGTTCGGCATGAcggtgggaggcagcagggagactCTGACCTGAGGGATGTTCTGACACAGCAGGTTCATGTGTTGTCACTGGACCAGATCAGGGCCATCCGAAATACAAATGAGTACACAGAGGGACCTACAGTGGCTCCACGACCAGGGGTTAAacctgcccctcgtccagctagCCAGCACAAAAACGAAAGACCTCATGGCTTGCCTGAACATCGTCATCTTACCAGGGTCCAACATGCACAGGTACATTCTTCCTCCCGGGCACCCTTGTCCCGTTCCATCAGTACGGTCAGCACCGGTTCACGGAGCAGTACAAGGACAAGTACAAGCAGTAATTCATCTGAACAAAGACTTTTAGGATCATCTTCTGGGCCAGCGGCTGATGGGATAATCAGGGTGCAGCCCAAGTCTGAGTTCAAGTCAAGCGAGCTGAAGCCCCTGAGCAAAGAAGACTTGGGCATGCATGCCTATAGGTGTGAGGACTGTGGAAAATGTAAGTGTAAGGAGTGCACTTCTCCAAGGACCCTACCATCCTGTTGGATCTGTGACAAGCAGTGTCTTTGCTCAGCCCAGAATGTGGTTGATTATGGGACTTGTGTTTGCTGTGTGAAATGCCTCTTCTATCACTGCTCTAATGATGATGAGGACAACTGTGCTGACAACCCATGCTCTTGCAGTCAGTCACATTGCTGCACTAGATGGTCTGCCATGGGTGTTGTATCCCTCTTTTTGCCTTGCTTGTGGTGTTACTTACCAGCCAAGGGTTGCCTTAAATTGTGCCAGGGGTGTTATGACTGGGTAAACCGGCCCGGATGCCGCTGTAAACACTCAAACATAGTTTGTTGCAAAGTTCCCAGTATTCCCCCCAGGAACTTTGAAAAGCCAACATAG